DNA sequence from the Candidatus Aenigmatarchaeota archaeon genome:
CCATACAAAATTATCATAATCCTTGCCATCTATTAGATGATAAAGAGGTGTATTTATCTTATCCTTGATGGAAAAGTAGGCTGTAATCCCAAGCAAAACTATTAGTATAATTAGACCAAATTTTTTTGGCTTCATTTCCAGTATTTTTACAAATCCAGCAGATGTTATGACATTCATAAGAATGAATAGTGGCATGTAAACCCTTTGGTAAGGGATCAGATAATTGATTTTGAAATTTGCAAAAAGAGCGAGATTTATTATTAGGAAAAAGACCGAGAAAATTATTGAAAGGAATTCCTTCCTATTTTTTTGTGAAAGTGAGTAGGAACCCACTAGGAAAAAAAATGTTGGTATATATCCATATAATGTTGGAATTCCTCTCAATGTTATCCAGAAATTAAATTTAACACTTTCTATACCTTTGTTTTTTATTTCCTGAACATAGTTTGGAATGGAAAGGATAAGAGATACCAAGATGGAAATTAACAAGAATTTTGAGTTTGGGTCTCCTTTAAGTAACGATAGAATTAGATAAAACCCTAAAATCAGGAGTAAAGCCATGGCCGAAGGGGGATGTGAATAAAGAAGATATGTCAGTGAAACTGAAAGTAATAGATAATTTAGTTTGTTTTTAATTCCAAACAGATTGAATGCCATTAAGAGTGAAAAGGGAATAAAAATCATGCTAAGGTTTACGGGAACAAGGAATATCGGGCCACCTATAGTCAGGTTGGAAGGTATTATTGCTGTTAAAAATGCTGCAATAAGTCCTTGGGTCTTACCGAGTAACTTCGAAACAAACACAAAAATTACAATTATTGAAATAGAGTGAATGATGAGAGGGACAAAAATCCATTCTTTTGGATCCAATTTAAAAATTAGTTGGAAGAATGAAAGAGTCAAGTGCCAACCTCTTTCCATTCCCAATCTAAAGGGTTTTCCAGAATACCAATCTATATCTTGCTCGGATGCCATCATCTTTGCTTCAGATATATGAAACCATTCATCCACATGGATTGGATAGGGGTAATTTAAATGAGGGTAAAAAGTGAGAAAACAACCTAATATTATTATAATAGTTAATAGAATTTCTTCTCTCATAGACTCTATCATTAAATCCAATTAAATCTTTAAAAAATTGCCTAAATATTGATTTGAAATAAGAAAATGACATGAAATCCCGCATAAGTAAGGTAGAAAATATATTTTTTTCTAAATAAATCTTTATATATTAATTACTTATAAGTAATTAAATTAATAGGGGAAGAATATGGGTTATGATTTAAGAGTTGAAAGAGTTAATGATCGTAAAGATATTTGGAATGGTATACCAGGAATAGAAGAGCCCATATTTTCAATTGTTGCTGGATTTAGTGCTATCGGACCCGATGGAAGAACAGAATATTACAGATTATGTCAACCTATACCTACTGGAAGTTTTGATGAACAAAATGTTGTATATACAGAATTAAGGGTAATGTATCCAAATCTCTCAATACTATATGCAAAATATGAAAACACTTAAAAATTGTTAAAATCCCATAAATAACCAAAATCCACTTTAAAATATTTGGAACTTTTTTTCCCGATCTAAAAAATGAATAAAAACTAACTTTTGGCATCCTTGGCCTCAGGACTCATCTTGCTTATGTGTGGTATCCTGGGGACAAAAACAGAAATTATTGTGGCGATCAAACCTACCAGATGATAGCCAAAACCAAAGGCCATTCCAATACCACCTGCGAACCATATGCTGGCAGCAGTAGTGAGGTTTTTGACATTTGTACCCTCTTTAAGTATGAGCCCGGCACCCAAAAAACCGATCCCTGTCACTATCTGTGCTGCAATTCTCGAGATAGAATCCGGATCAACCCTCATGGACAGGAATGTGAAGAGCATGGAACCGGTTATGACAAAGGTGTGGGTGCTGATTCCCGCATCCTTTCCCCTGGATTCCCTCTCTGCACCTATCACAAACCCAGCAAATAAACAAAGTAGCAAATCAATTATAAACTCTGATTCATGACCACTAAAAATCATAATTTAATTATCAAATTCAACATTAAAAAACTATTTTCATCTCCTCCTTTTATTGGCAAGACAGATATCCCTATATAAACAATCATCACAAGTATATTGCCTTGGGTCATAATCCTCTATATTGTGTCATGTCTATGCCTTTCAATATCCCTTATGCTACCTATCCCTGGTCTAATCCTGGTAAAACCATCGTTTTGTGGGCCAATTCTTCTCTTTTTAGTCAACCACATCATCCCATGTTATGTTGTTGAGTATATTTTTTGCTCTTTCTGAACTGTATCCCAATTTTCTGAGAAAGTTTAAAGCTCTTCTGTAAGCCCCATAAAAATCATCATGGGCTTCCTTGAATGAATGTGCGTCTCCCACACCAATACCCCTCATCGCAGCATATCTCTGAAGTGCATTCAAACCCAAATATTGTTCTGTGGTTAGCTGGTTTGGGTCCCTAGGCAAACCTGCTTTTCTCAAATATCCTCTATAATCTTCTGGCATTAACTTTTTATTGATTAAGAAATTTTTCTACTAATTTTAATTTTCAACAGAGAAACTTCACCTAAATTATATGAGAATCTAATCCAAGACTTTCACTAATTTGTTTTTATCCTTTCACACAATTTAATTTTCAATGAAGGAAAAAATATCCCTTGTACCCATAGCAATGGTAGGCAGGAGTCTGTTAGATTATTTGGTGACCCAGGGTTTTTTCATCTGTGATCCATCTCTAATTGAACAGAGAGGCAGAATAATCGGTCAATTGACAAAGATGGGCTACCAATTTATCCAAACCCATCCTAAAGAAACTCATCTTTATTTCATTTTTCTACAGGCATTTGGGTTTTTAGTCAGTGGTGCTTATGGAATTCTAAAAAAAGACTTCAGGGAGGCCATGAATTCAATACCACTTACAGGCCTTGGAACATTTCTCGCAGAAAATTTCTATTTTGTTTGGGTTAGTTTGTTAGGAGATTTGAACAGGTGTTATGGTTGGTACACCGGAAATCCATTAAATCCAGATGGAAATTTTGGTTATTCCTGGACAAACCCAGCAAATATGCTTCAATATTTCTTGCAAACAATGGGTCTATATCTTGGTGTCTGGGGTACTTTAAGGTTGGTGGATTATTTTATTAGAGGCATTAGAGAAAGGTAAATGGGAATATCAATTAATATCCAATCAAATTCAGATATGGATATCAGTGGTCTGCTCAAGTTTTTATTAGTATACTTCCTTAGTTTTATAATATACAATTTAGGTGAAAACATGAAGGAAATTAAAAAAAGGTATAAAATATCCTTTGAGTTGAATGAAAAGGAATATAAAAAGGTTCAAAGCACCATTAAAAAAGTAAAAGAATTTTATAAAGAACAAGGAAAAGAATTTCAGGAATCCCAGTCCACCTTTAATCGAACATGTTTCTTAGAAGGACTTGAAGTCATAAATAAGAAATTCACAAGCAAGTATCTATGCGAGAAGTGTGGAAAGAGAATAGCAATTACAGTTCCAAGACATCTGAGAGAGAGGCTTGATGTCTGCAAATGCAAGGATTAGATCTCATAAATCAATGGATGAATACATCTGTTGATTTAAGATCCAATTAATTCCTTATCCTCTCAATGGATAAAGAGATCCTTTATTAAATAAGAAACAGTTCTAATATCTAACCTCTGCATGCCCCTGGCCCATAATTGGCTAATTTAATTGTATATCCACTCAAACCTGCGTATCTGTGAAGCTGATCACCAGAAACTTTTTCTTCTCTATCACTTCTATCAGTAACCAAAAAAATTTGACCAGGAGAAACACGAACCCATGCTCCTCTTTGGTTCATATATTCAAAAAAACCTCCAGGATTATACCTAACATCTCCAACTTCCATATCAAGAAAATCATATCTAAAAAGATAAACATCTACCCACCTAAATCAAAAAATATTATACCAGATAGAAAACACCAAGATTTAAATTTCTTAATAACAACTTTCAAGTAGTTAATATGGACAGAAATAGGGTCTGGTCAATATTACTTACAGGTTTCTTGATACTCCTGATTCTCTTCTCTTCTCCATTGCAAGCATTTCAATTGTCAATAAAAACAAGCAAACCAAGATACACCAAGGGTGAGGAAATAGCAATAACATCAAATGCGACAATAGATGGTGAAAGACTGCCTATAAACAACGTGACATTCAGGATCTCAGGTCCATCCGGGGTTTTTGAATGCACCCTACCCCACAACTCCTCATACATAGACAAGGAAATAGATTGTGATGGAATGCCGATAAAAGTGAACTTCACATCTTCCATGGTATATGGTTACGGATATCTGAGCGGATATTATGATGGAAACTACAGCTGGGGTTATGGGTATGGTTATGGGACAAGGGGGGATATGAGTTATGAGATAATAATTTCAGAAAATAGACTGGAAGCAGGGACCTATTCAGTTGAGATCATTTATAATATAGATAACAACAACTTCTCCAAAAAATCAACTTTCTATTTGCAGGAACCACAAAAGGAGATAAGAAGGGGAAGCAGATACAGGCCAATAATCCCAACAATGAAAACAACTACCACCATACAACAAACAAAAACAACAACAACCACAGCCCCATCAACAACCACTACCACCATTTCAACAACCACAACAACAGCAATCATAACCCAAAGAAGAGAAAGTCCAATGACAGGTTTCGTGACAATGGTTCAAAGACTGTTTGATTCAATATCAAGATTCCTTTCAAGGATAGGAATTAAAGTGTAAATTTTCTTTCTTTTTACTATAATAATCGTAAATTACCGAAGAATAGCATCATCAGTGTTTAAATAACTGAATAACGTTTTTTATTAATAAGTAGTATTGGGGGTATCCATGGATAAGAAAATTTCTTCCACAAAAATAATATCTGCCTTCCTGACCCTAACACTACTTGCTATTATAATAATATCTGGTCCTAACGAGACTATAGCCGATGGTGTTTTTGGTGGATTAAGTTTTGGTTATGGCTATGGATATGGAGGAGGATACCCCGCAGGCATCTGTGTCAAACACAGGAACGTCTCGATAGGAAAGGATGCAAACCCACCTGGCGTAAACCCATTCAAATATAGAACAGGATCTTATGCCTTCACAGGTGAACAGATAGAATTTACAATAGTTGTCAGGGATCCAAACGGTGCAATAGATATAGGATTTCCAAAGATTTCCGTTGACAATCAACCAAAAGTCCTTTGCAATGAGATACCATTAACAAGTATTTCCGATTACAGCTGTGATGGTTTTGGTATGTTGAATCCAGAAACAGATAAGGCTTATCATTGCTTGCTGACGGTTGGTCCATGGTATGGTGAAAAAGAGGTGAAGATAACAGCATATGACTCATCATTCCAACCTTCGGATAGCACACACAAGGAAACATGGTTCTTCAATCCTCAATTATCATACACAATAACAACAAGCGATGGACAACCCTTGAGATTTGAGGAGATGCCATATGGTGCAGACACACCAGATGAAAGAACCGTCCATTCTGTAAACAGGCTTGTTGTCAAGAACACAGCCGAGGGTGGTGTGAACATGTGGACATTCATCGCAGGTACAGATTTCTATGATCCAAACGGTGCCTCAAAGTGTCCAACATCAAATGTGCTCAAAGTAGAGTACATGAAATACAGGGGATGGTCTGGGACCCAATGGACATCCTGGGAAGGATGGGAAACAATGAGCAGATATGACCAAAATGATCTATGCGTGGTCACACCATTTGCCGCGACATCCCACTGCTATGGAGGTAAACCAGTACCTTATCCAAACACCAATGACGACATACCAGATCCAATGGAATATGTCCTAACAAATCAAGGAAGACTGGAAGTTGAATTCAAATTGACCTACCCAATGCCCTGTGTTGGATCCTTCACAGAAGGTTCAATACTAATATTTGGAAAACCTGTGTAAACTAATTCAGAAGATTTCTAATATCATCCAACCTTGACTCGGCTATACTTTTTCCTCTTTCTATCAACATATTCCTATATTTCTTGTCATCAACAACCAAGTCAAGAATCCCCGCACTCTCATAATCACACTCTATCAAAACATTCGGTGGATATTTTTCCAGTTTTTCCCTTCTCAACCTGTGGCCCATTATATGAACCGAACCAAATATGGTATTTATCAGATCATTTCTCTTGAATATGAGTGAAACATACGGGTTCCTGAGAGATGTTATTATCCTTTTTTGGAAAGGTCCTAGTTTTTTAGGTTTGTAGTTGAAGCTGACTTTGAATGATTTTGAGACATCAACGCCGATCACAACATCAGCACCCATGTTTCTGCAAACATCCACAGGAAGTATGTTCAACAAACCACCATCAACAAGATATCTTCCATTTATCTCAACTGGCGGAAACATACCCGGTATGCAAATGGTTGCCTCAATTGCTTTTATTGCAGGACCCTTGTCTATCACAACTTCCTCCCCCGTTGTTATATCAACAGCAACCGCGGCAAATTTTTTTGGAAGATCCTCTATATTCTTGTCTCCAATTATCTTCCTTATCTTTTCTATACCCGGCCTATAGTCAAATACACCATAGGTGTTGTCTGAAATTCTCTTGAAGTCCTTCTCCTTGAGTATCTTTGAGTGTTTTATAACATCCCTTACTGACAAACCACATGCCAATGCAAGACCAACAACACCACCTGCACTTGTACCAACTATTATGTCTATTGGTATCTTCTCCCTTTCAAGAACTTCACACACACCCAGATGAACCCATCCACCGTATCCACCGCCGCTCAAAGCCAATCCTATTTTCTTCTCCTCCGTCATACTAGCCACCTTTGGGATGGTAGAATTATAATATTACTATATAGTAACAACATGTATAAAAAGATTTGTACACTTTTTTATCAAGATCACACAATAATTATTCAGTTTTTGATTGGACAATAAAATCTTTAAATCTTTATTCCTTTAAAGTGATAAATTAGTGGTGAATTTTTATGGAATATAAAAAACTTGCAACTTTTGTGATAGTATTTGCATTATTTTCCATAAGTCTGGTTGATGCAGTAACTGTGGTGTGTCCAACTTACTTGGATTCTGGAAATTACATTTTTTCAAATCCAAACCCCGGTCAAGTGCAGGTTAAGATCTCAAATGTACCAGGAACAGTGACAATAACACCTTCAACACAATTCACCCTCTCACCATCAGAAACCAAGATCATCAACTCAAGAACAACAAATCCCTCGGACGTGTATTATAAGGGGGTTGTAATATATTCGGATAATGTTGTTTCCGCATCTGTTGAGTGTTACATGGTTGGGTATAGCGGCTCAAGCCCACCAATAACTACAACTATACCATCTACAACAACTACAACAATAGATAATTCCTGTACTGGAAAATCCTACTCCGTTTGTCTGTCGATGCCTCAATGTGAATGGGTCGGCGACTTCAGGACAGGATATTGTAGGGACAAAATTGTTACAACTACAACTACTACTACAATTCAGACAACTACTACAACTACAACTACTACTACCACGACAGTCCAAAGCAATAGTGGCGGCAGTTCTGGGGGAAGTTCCTCCGGTAGTGGATCTTCAGGTGGTTCATCTGGAGGAAGTGGTGGTTTTAGTGGAACCGGTGGGCCAGCAAAACAAACAGGATTCTATGACTTTCCGACATACATCAGAGTTGAAGGAGACAAAGAAACAATTGTAGAAGGTAAATTCTACAACAGATATGTGGGAGAACAAAGCAATGTTGAATTTAAGATAACTGGGATAGATACCAGTTGGTACAAGTTAGAACCATCAGTGGTGGATAAACTAGGATACAACCAGGAGGTTGACATCAAGATAAAACTAAAAATACCAAACAATGTAAAGTCAGGTGATTATCCATTCAAGATATCAACCAAGATATCCCAGACAACATATGAAAAGGATATTACAATTGTGTTCACAGGATCCACAACACAAGTGACTACAACAACCACAACAACAACCACCACAATAAAAGAAGAAAAGAATCCAATCACAGGTTTCGCCACAAAAATCTCAGATGTTTTAAAGAAGTTCTGGTACATACCGGTAATAATTATAGTGGTGTTCTTGCTCTGGAAGTTCTTGGGAATATCATTTACTACCAACAATGAATATGGTTCAGTTGCTGAAAAACCGGTTGCTCAAAAAATAGAAACAAGACCTCAACAGCAGGAAACAAAACCAGAAACAAAGTTGCAGGAAACCAAAGTAGAAAAGAAAAGGGATGAATCTTTGGAAAAGGCAAGAGAAAAAGTCATACAAGAGATGAGAAAAAAAGCAATGGAAGCAGACAAGAGATATAGATTTTAATTTCCCTTAAATAGAAAATAATGTTAATCAAAGTATTAAAATTTCTTATTTTTTAATTTTAAAAAATAATATAACTCTTTTTTCTATTTAATGGTAAAAAAAGTCGGATAAGATTTAAATCTCTAATTATAAATACCTTTTTCAAGTAGTGAATTATATGGAAAAGAGATTGTGGCTAGCAGCAATTTTTGTGTTAATTTTAATTCCAGTTATCACCTCAATAGACATCTATGTCAGACCACCGAGGATGGTTCTAAGGATGAATGTCACACCTGGCATAGAATCTACGGAAAAA
Encoded proteins:
- a CDS encoding glycosyltransferase family 39 protein; the encoded protein is MIESMREEILLTIIIILGCFLTFYPHLNYPYPIHVDEWFHISEAKMMASEQDIDWYSGKPFRLGMERGWHLTLSFFQLIFKLDPKEWIFVPLIIHSISIIVIFVFVSKLLGKTQGLIAAFLTAIIPSNLTIGGPIFLVPVNLSMIFIPFSLLMAFNLFGIKNKLNYLLLSVSLTYLLYSHPPSAMALLLILGFYLILSLLKGDPNSKFLLISILVSLILSIPNYVQEIKNKGIESVKFNFWITLRGIPTLYGYIPTFFFLVGSYSLSQKNRKEFLSIIFSVFFLIINLALFANFKINYLIPYQRVYMPLFILMNVITSAGFVKILEMKPKKFGLIILIVLLGITAYFSIKDKINTPLYHLIDGKDYDNFVW
- a CDS encoding MgtC/SapB family protein, with the protein product MIFSGHESEFIIDLLLCLFAGFVIGAERESRGKDAGISTHTFVITGSMLFTFLSMRVDPDSISRIAAQIVTGIGFLGAGLILKEGTNVKNLTTAASIWFAGGIGMAFGFGYHLVGLIATIISVFVPRIPHISKMSPEAKDAKS
- a CDS encoding patatin-like phospholipase family protein; this encodes MTEEKKIGLALSGGGYGGWVHLGVCEVLEREKIPIDIIVGTSAGGVVGLALACGLSVRDVIKHSKILKEKDFKRISDNTYGVFDYRPGIEKIRKIIGDKNIEDLPKKFAAVAVDITTGEEVVIDKGPAIKAIEATICIPGMFPPVEINGRYLVDGGLLNILPVDVCRNMGADVVIGVDVSKSFKVSFNYKPKKLGPFQKRIITSLRNPYVSLIFKRNDLINTIFGSVHIMGHRLRREKLEKYPPNVLIECDYESAGILDLVVDDKKYRNMLIERGKSIAESRLDDIRNLLN